One Pyrococcus furiosus DSM 3638 genomic window, ACTTCTTGGCGTAATTCCCAGGGGAAGCAGGATGAGAGTGTCTGCATGGAAATTTTTCACAACCTTAGCTCCTGCAAGAAAGAAGAAAGCTGGAAAAACATTCTTCCATCCCAGAGAATAGAAAGGGATTGCAAGGATTGATGCTACTCCCAGGAAATGAAGGATTCCAAAGTAGATTGTCCCTTTGTCAAGTACAATGTGGGTTGTTAGCGTTATCAGCACTCCCAGACCAAAGAGCTTTACAAACCTCATAATGTCCCTTTTTATTTCTCTTCCTCTTGAGTGGCTTATCCATAGGGAAAGCCCAGAGATGGAGACAAACAGTGAAGCCGTTGCATATGCAAATACTTTCCAGAATGTCTTGTATTCGGAATATCCTAGGAAAAATTGTAGATCAGTAACGAAATTAGAGATTAGCATCATCGTCAGCGCAATCCCCCTAGCAAAATCTATCTCCCAAAATCGCCCCTTCTTTCTGGGATCTGTCCGTCGTGAGTTTTTATGAGTGAGTGTGAGTAAATCTTCGTCCATTCAAATCAACCCTCACGACGGACTTGGGTTTCATCACGTTCAGCCCCCCTCCGGGTTCATTGGGGGCAAATCATCACGCTCAACCCCGCTCAGGTGTTCTAACGGTTATGATTTTTCCTTCCCTGCCCCATTTCTGGATTGTTTTTGAGACACCAAGTACTTCACTAGCTTACTTTATCATGTAGAGCATCTCTTCCACTATAATGCATTCATATTTATTCACAAAAATATTTTAAGCTTTCGCTTAGGAAGAACTGTTAAGCGGGGCTTTTTTATAGATCTTCAACGCTGGGCTCCACGGGATTGAAGCTCACCGGGGGATCTGCATAAGCTTTTTTCGCCATCTCAGCGGTGTTGAACCCAATTTCCTTTGCTATCTCAATGTATTTCTTCCTTGCGTAGTCGCTTTTCATGTTGAACTCAATCACATAGGGTAAGAAGATGGCATTGAGCAACTCATGGGGAGCTATCTAAACGATATAAATATCCAAGCACTTTTGACAGCTGCTCTGCTCTTGGAGGAGAGCTTTAAAGTTGAAGTTGATCCGGTAAACCTAGTTGCTGATGAGCTCATCGGGATTAACATAGCTGAGTATATAGGGGGAAAGATAGCCCTCTTTAACTTCTTTTACTATGACACAAAAAAGCCCGGGATTTTAAAGGAGCTCCCTCCTTTCCTGGACGATGCAATTGGGGATTCATTGCAGGATGCATGACAATAGTTTTCGAGCTCACTTCATCCGGGACTCCCAACGAAGGAAGAGGAATAACAATCTAATCTTCCCTGAACTCGATGGTAAGAATCAATACCAAGCACAAAACCAGCCAGAACACCAATGATGCCATAGACAAATTCTCATATTGCGGATGGTCATATGCTATCAGGTGGGAAGCACTGACGGTGGGTATAAGGAGGAGAACATAGCGTAGTTTCTCGGGTGCGAGAGTTATGGGGTAATAAACCGGAAGAAAAACCGTTAGTATGGTTGTTAAAACCGTTGACAGCCTCATAACCGTAAGGGGTTCCCTCATTTTGACACCCATGTACATTCCAATGGTCGTGCTCCATATCCACAGAGAAACCACACCGAAGGCTACATATTTTATGTGAGAAAGCCCAAACTTTGCAAGGAGGGTGAGAATGAGTATTGCCAAGTAGGGCGTAGCCGGCAAACTCATGCCTATCGATATTCCGAGCATCTTCTCTGCTGAGTTTCCAGGTAAAGACATCATTATATCGTAAAATTTTGAACGAACTTTCATCCCCACCAGCTCTATTGGAAGATCTGCCATCCCAACCCCGACGATGAAGCTGACGATGGCTCCTGCAATGGCGGATGAAAGAAATCTGCCCTCACTAATCACATAGACGATAAAAATAAACGAAAGTGGTTGTATGGCAAAACTTAAGATTGAGCTTTTGCTCTTCATTAATGCGTTCCCATAATACTCAATTATTGCCCAGAGGTTCATCTCAAATTCCCCACAAGGAATATATCTTCTATGGTCAGTTCCTCTCTTTTAAAAGGGATTCCAGTATCTTTTAGCTCCTCAATCACCTCTCTTTCCTCTGATTTTGACTTGGCATAGACGAAAGTGTTCTTCCCTGCCCTCCTTGTTGTATAGTCCTCCTTGGTAAACTCCCCAAAAACAACTATCTTCGAATGGAACTGTGATAGATACTGCCGTGCAATTTTCTCGGGTTTACCAAAAGCAACCACCCTTCCTTTTTTAAGGAGAAGCACGTTGTCGCATACGCTGGAAATTTCGTTCAAATAGTGGCTTGTTATTACTACGGTGGAGTTCTTGCTTTTTTCTCTCAATATTTCCCACAACTTCAGGCGATTTTCAACGTCGAGCCCCACAGTAGGCTCATCCAGATAGTAGATTTTAGCATCAGCCGACAAAATCATGGCGAGCAGAGTTTTCCTCACCATGCCACCCGAAAGCGTTGACATTATCTTATCGGCATAGTCAATGCCAAACTCCTCCACAGCCTTTCCAGCCCGAATCTTGGCATCTTTCCTTGAAAATCCACGCATCCTGAGGTAGTGGTAAATGTACTCGAAAGGCGTGAGGGTGTAAAAATGGGCCTTTGCCTCTTGGGGCAGAAGCGCAAAGAAGTTTTTAATTTCGCTTTTGCGGGAATTAACCTCATGACCGTACAGGAGTATTCTGCCCTTGTCCGGTTTAAGCAGTAAACTGAGAATTCTTATTAAGGTTGTTTTTCCCGCACCGTTCGGTCCAATAATCCCGAGAATGTTTCCTTCCTGCACTGAAAAAGTTAAAGAATCGAGGGCTTTGATTTCTCCATAGCTCTTGGTGAGATCTTCAACTGCTATTGCTTCCATTCTTTCCCCTCCAACTTGGGGATGTACAATTGGTTTAATGGGGAGCCTGGGATATCTTTTGTGCAATAATTATAAATTTTACTGTTGATACTCCGATATTGTCCAGGATAATCAGTAGGACGTTAGAGTTAGACTATCTTAAGTTAAGATTCCATAAAAAAGATTAAGACTGAACCCACCTAGTAAACAATGATTTCAGCCTTTATATTCCTCTCAACTTTTTCTGATTTTCTCAAGTAGTATTAGTGATTTAAATCGCCCCTACTGCTTATCCTGGCAGTATTCGTACATGGGGCAGACTTTTTAAGCTTTCTTGCAATTGGATTAATTAGCCAGGTGGTTGCATGAGAAACATCATCCCCTTCATGACAAGAGTCCCAATAAGGGGAAACTTCGAAAAAGCTAGGAATGAAATATGGGCCTTTCCTCTGCTTGCTACCCTTACCTCCTCTCTGCCCACTTTGATTTTATACCTTGACCTTCCTATGAAAAACATCTTAGCAATTCTCTCGCTTTACTCCATAATAGGCCTGCTCCACTTGGATGGACTAGCCGACTGGGCCGATGGAGTTATGGCTAAAGGAGACAGAAAAAAGAAGATTAAAACCATGAAAGATCTGAACACGTGTATAGCTGGAATTTTTGCTGTTGTAATGGTACTTTTTGTTCAGATATACTCTCTAAACTATCTCCCATTTTATGCAATATTTCTAGCTGAGCTGAACTCAAAGTATGCAATGCTCCTTGCTTTAGCCACCAAAAAACCACTTGGATCAGGATTAGGATGGTACTTTATGGAAAAGATGAACTAAAGGCAATTAACTGTTGGCACCTTGTTATGTTCAGTCCTCATCTTCCCTATAGGATTTTATAACCCAGAGGCCATTTTCAGTTGTTGGACTTTTGGTTAGTGCATACGTCATGAAGGTTAGTATAGACAATTTCGGAGGTTTAAATGGGGACCTCATTGGAGCAGTAGCGGAGATAACAAGAGCCGAAACACTTTTACTTATGGCTTTTGTATTTATGCTATTGGAATGAAACTGACGCATAAGTTTAAAAGTTTTCTGAACCAAATTCTATTCGGTGAGAATATGCAAGAGATCGAGAAGGTTCTCTCCAAACTTCCTCCTGAGCTTAAAAAGGAGGTTTTTGATTATGCAGAGTTCCTTCTTAAAAAATATCGTGAGAAAAAAAGAAAGGGATTCACGTTTTCATGGGAAGGCAAAGTTAAGTCGGAGCTTTCCTCAGTTGAACTTCAACACAAGGCTTTGGAGTGGAGGACTTGATGTTTCTTGTGGATACAAATGTTTTCTTGGAGATCCTTCTTGGTCAAAAGAAGAAAGAGGAGGCAAAGAAATTTCTTTCTGAGAATATTGATAGACTTTATATGACAGATTTTTCTCTGCACTCAATTGGAGTGATACTTTTCAAATTAAGAAAACCAGAGGTTTTTGAAGAATTCATAGAAGATGTTCTTCCAAATGTGGAGATTCTCTCTTTACCAGTAGAGGGCTATCCAGAACTCATTAGGATACATAAGACCCTCAATCTTGATTTCGACGATGCCTACCAGTGTGCTGTTGCAAACGTTTTTGATCTTACAGTAGTCACTATGGACACGGATTTCACAAAAGCTTTGAATTATGTAAAAATCCTCTTTTTGTGATAGCAATGATAATCATCTTAGCGGGTGGAAAGTCTACCAGAATGGGATAAAGAAAAACCAGTATTGAAAATAGCAGATAAACAATGAGAGCTCAAAGATAGATGAAACCCTTGTTGCTCTCTCGAAGAACACACCAAAAACCAGGGAACTACGCCTCCGGGAGAGGATTCCCTTCGTCAACACGCTATATTGAAGACGTTCAGTGGCTCTTGAAGGAGTTTGAGCCATTTGTAAGAGTCTCAGCAGATCTGCCTTTCGTAAAGGCGCGTGATATTGCCCTTATAAGGAGCGAGCTTGAAAAGAAAAAACCAGCATCACTGGAGGTTTGCCTTTAAACATCGTGTCAAAAGACCTTGGAGTTGCAACTTACAGAGGATACGCAATTGTAGGAATTAATGGAGTTTTCTATGAGGGAGAAGAATTCGTTGAGCTAAGAAATCCTCTTTTGGCTTTAAACGTGAACACACCAGAGGAGTTGAAGCTTGCCGAGAGGATAGCGAGGCTCGTTGATGGGAGGAGAAAATTATCAAGTGAATTTAATCCTAAAATTAATGCGATAGTGTTATAACTTAAAAAACACATTCTAACAACGGTAATAGGAGGGCAGAAATTGCCCGTTTGGATGTGTTCCCCATTAGGAAAGTCTTTTCTCGGGAGGAAGAGTTCAGCAATTGGCTTGTTGAGAACATTGAAATTCTTGAAGAGAAAATAGGAGTAGAACTCGAAGACATTGAAAGGGAATACCAGATTGGATGTTATTTTGCGGACATAGTCGCAAGAGATGCAAACAGGGGAGATGTCGTGATTATTGAAAACCAATTTGAAAAAACAAACCATGATCACCTTGGTAAATTCTTACTTATGCATCGGGCTTGGATGCAAAGGTTATAGTGTGGATAGCCGAAAATTTCTCAGAAGAGCATAAACAGGCGCTAAACTGGCTCAACGAGAATACTGGTCAAGATATTGGGTTCTTTGGGCTTGAAGTGAAGGCGGTAAAGATCGAAAATTCGCCATATGCAGTTAACTTTGATGTTGTTGTAATGCCCAACCAGTGGAGAAAAATTAGTAAGAGCGCCGTTAGCAGATTAGGGCCAAGACAAGAAGCTTACTTGGATATCTGGAGAAGAGTTTTGGATAAATACGGTAGAAATCTTAGACCACGACCAGAACATAAACTCGTGTTTGGAAGTGGAGTTTTCGATGTTGCGTATGAATAGCGCATATGGGATTACAAATTTGCAGTTAGCTTAGCATCTATATCGGAAAGCCGTCTCCAGAAGAAAACAAACGAATACAAAGGTGTCTCCAGCAACATATTAAAGAAATAGCTGAAGCAATGGGGGGGATATCTCCAGAAGACATCAAATGGGAAGAACCTTATGGAACTACAAGAGGGTCAAAAAGATTAAGTGTTTACTATTCTTTCGAAAAGTCCATCTTTGAGATGACAGAAGAAGAACGAGAGAGTCTTGCAGAGAGAATGGCATCAGAGATGAAAAAGCTGGAAAAAGCCACAAAGAAAACCCTCCATCGGTGCCGTTCTCCTCAAAAGCCCTCATCTGGAGCTCATTAAGGCTCCCGAACTTCTCCTCTATAGCCCTTTTTAAAGTGGATGTATGATAAAAGGAGCAAAAGAGGGTTTAAAAAATCACTCGGCCATCAAGGTTATATAACTCCCTTAGTTTTTATGCATTAGGGAACTATCGGTCTAGTTAGCTGTTCGTTAGCAGTTCAGTGTTACATTTGGCCGTAACTTTCACTCCTCCCAAATATAAGTGGTGATACCACATGAAAATTATTAATGTGAGGGCCAAAAGCATCTACACAAAAAGCAAAATTCCTGGGGTCGATTGGGTGGTAAATCAATACGTAGGTTGCCAATTTGCATGCAAATACTGCTACGCAAAGTTTATCTGCAAGTGGAAACCCTATGGAGAGTGGGGAGGCTGGGTTGAGATAAAGGTAAATGCTCCTGAGCTTGCAAGGAAGAGAGTTTATGGAGAGGTTTTCATGTCCAGCATTTCTGATCCATATCAGCCAATAGAGAAGGAGCTAAAACTCACGAGAAGAACGCTCGAAGCAATGAATAAGAGGAACAAGCTCAGCGTCCTAACGAAGTCTCCTCTAGTCATTAGAGATATAGATGTTTTCAAGATGTTTGAGAAGATAGAGGTCGGGCTAACAATAAACAGCTTTGAGGGGAGGGAAAAACGTCTAATAGAGCCATTTGCTCCGGTCCAAAGGGCAAGAGTAAACGCCCTAAAAACGCTAAAAGACGAGGGAATAAAGAATTATGCATTCGTAAGCCCAATAATCCCAGGGATCACGGACGTTGAAGAAATAATTAGGGAAACAAGGAGCTTTACTGACTACTACTTCTTTGAGATATTAAACCTAAAGGCGGCTGGCAGGGAGTTTAAGGAATTACTGATGGAGAATTTCCCCGAGAGCTACAAAATAATGGTCGATGAGGATAAATTCTGGCGCTTTATCAAAGATCTAATAGACCTCATAAAGCGCTCAAACATAAAGGCAGAGGGGGTAGAAGTTCACAGGAGAGGCTGGGAGTTCATTGAGGTGAGGTGAATGAAAATTGCAAGGGTTAATGGGCTGTGGATTACTATTCCAAACGTTAGGTACTCCTTTTTCAACACTCCATACATAGGGCATAGGATTGGAACAGCTGTTGATGTCTATTTTGAAGACAGGGCCCTTTTCCCATTTGAGGAGGGGAAGCTCATCGAGGTGAGAAAAATTAGAACTCCGAGATATATCCCAGTTGATCACGACTACCTTATGGTTTTTAAGTTGGGTGAATTCTGCCTAAAGGTTCTCCACGTTGATCCTAGCGTTAAGATTGGCGAGAAAGTTTTCCTAGGGGATGAAATTGGAAAGTTAAGGCTTTCAGGCTTTTTCTCTCCTTGGAGCGACAAGCATGCCCACTTTGAGGTTAGAGATTGCAACGATAGGTATAGAGCCAGGGGAGCTTTTCCTCTATTTCCAGAGGTTAAGCCTCTTGTTCCAATTGTTAAAGGAAATACATTTGAAGTGGTGGAGAGGAAAGGGCATTATCTCTGGCTTAAGCCCCTTGAAACGAAGGGAAAAGGAATGACTCCGCTGGGAAATATAGAGGGAGGTCTTCCTCACTACCGCTATGGGGCAATTTTCTCTGGAAGAGAAGGGAAGCTGTTTGGAATTGATGTAAAAGCTCAAGAGATACTCGAAAATGGAGTTGGAATATTTAAACCTAACTTTGAAGTACTTGCCAACGGTGTTAAAGTTAGAGGGATTGGGGTTTACTGCAACGAAGAGAGAGTTAAGCTGATTGGTGGAAATTTTGAGGTGGGGGATATAATAAAAATAGAGATCAAAGCTCGCTTGGGAACTTAATTGCATCAAATGGACAGAGCTGGTTGCACACTCCACACCCTGTACATATCAAGGGGTCAATCCTGACCTTCTTCTTTTCTGGCTCATAAACAAGCGCTGGACATCCAGTTAAAAGTATACAGGCCTTACATCCAGTACACCTGTCCTCCACAACCACTGGTATTTCTCCGATCTCCCCTCTTCTTATGACTGGTATCACACATTCCCTCTTCGCTATAATAACTGCAGGTCCTTTAACCTTCATAGCCTCCTTTATTGCCTCTTTTGTCTCCTTTAGATTGTATGGATCGACAGTTTTAACGTACTTAACCCCTATTCCTCTAACTACAGACTCTATGTCTATCTCCCTGAACTTCCTTCCAGTTTCACTTCCTCCAGTCCCAGGGTGCGGCTGATGACCTGTCATAGCAGTTGTTCTGTTGTCTAGGATTATCACCAGGACGTCTAAGTCCTTGTACACTGCATCAATTAATGGTTGGATTCCATTGTGGAAGAACGTTGAATCCCCTATTGTGGCAACTATCTTCTTACCCATAGCTACGCTTTGTCCGTTGGCCAAGCTTATACTAGCCCCCATAACGAATTCTGTCCATATTGCCTCTAGGGGTGGGAGCAGGGATAGCGCATAACAGCCAATGTCTCCATGAATTGGGATATCGAACTTTCCATATCCTAATTCTCTTAGGGCATCTAGAAGGGCCCTATAAGTCCCCCTGTGGGGACAGCCTGGGCACATTACTGGAGGCCTCTTTGGAGCCAAAGCTTTTGCCTCTTCCACTTCCTTGGGCAACTTGACCTCTTCCCTTTCCTTTCCCAAAAGCTTTAGAATAGCGTTTCTGACGAGTCTTGGCGTTAGCTCTCCCTCCAACGGTAGATGTCCGGTTCTCTTTCCATATATTGGAACGTTGAGGCCTTCTTCATATGCAACTACCTTGATCTCCTCCTCCAAGAAAGGTGCTCCTTCCTCAACGACTAAGGCAACGTCAACGCTCCTAAGGAACTCAACAACGAGCTTCCTGGGAAGTGGGTGAGGAGTTGATAACTTTAGTATCTTGAAATCTTCTTCTATCTGAGGAACTACCTCCTTAACGTAGTTATATGGAGCTCCCTCGACTATTATTCCAACTCTTCCCTCTCCCTCAATCCAGTTGAACCTCAATGTGTTGAACTCCTCCTCTATTCTCTTCAAAGTCTCGTTGAGCCACTTGTGTCTCTTCCTATTCCCCTCCATGCTTGCTCTAACGTACCTCTCTATGTCCTTCTTGAACTTCGGTTCTCTCTTAAGCTCCTTAAACTCACCAACTTCAACGTCTGCCGTGGTGTGGTTAACCCTAGTGGTTGTTCTAAATATTATTGGAACCTTGTACTTCTCGCTGAGTTCGTAAGCGTATATTATTAAATCATGAGCCTCCTGGGGATCATAAGGCTCAAGAACTGGTAGTAAGGCAAGCTTTCCATAGTATCTGTCATCTTGCTCTGTTTGACTTGTATGGGGCCCAGGATCGTCGGCAACTAGAATTACAAGCCCTCCCTCAACTCCTGAATATGCCAAGCTCATCAGGGGATCTGCCGCAACGTTTAGTCCAACACACTTCATGGTAACTAGACTCCTCAGTCCAGCGTAAGACACTCCAGCGGCCTCTTCTAAAGCAACCTTCTCATTTGGAGCCCACTCCGCAAAAACTTCTGGCTTCAATCTCGCTATAGTCTCTATAACCTCCGTAGAAGGAGTCCCAGGATAACCAGTAGCAAAAGAAACTCCAGCCTCCAAAGCTCCGTAAGCTATGGCTTCATTACCCATAAGCAACTTCTTCACGTTTAACCACCAGTCTACTCTATTCACGAAAGTTAAAAATTTCATGGGTGTAAAACATATAGGTGATTGCATGAAGGCCCTCATAAATGGAACAATATACACATCCTTTTCCCCAGTGAAGAAGGTTTCTGGATTAGTTATTTCAAACGAAAGAGTCCTTTATGCAGGGGACTCATCAACTGCTCTCAGAATTGCGGAATTGGCTGGAGGAGAAATAATAGACTTGAAGGGAAAGTTCGTCATGCCAGCATTCTTTGATTCTCATCTCCATTTGGACGAGCTTGGAATGAGCTTGGAAATGGTAGATTTAAGGGGAGTTAAGTCAATGGAAGAGTTAGTTGAAAGGGTGAAGAAGGGAAGAGGAAGAATAATATTTGGGTTTGGCTGGGATCAAGATGAGCTTGGAAGATGGCCAACGAGAGAAGACCTAGATGTTATAGACAGGCCCGTATTTCTCTACAGAAGGTGCTTTCATGTGGCGGTTATGAACTCAAAGATGATTGACCTCTTGAACTTGAAGCCATCCAAAGATTTTGACGAATCAACTGGAATAGTTAGGGAGAGGGCCCTAGAAGAGAGTAGGAAGATAATAAACGAGAAAATACTGACTGTTAAGGATTACAAGCACTACATAGAGAGCGCTCAGGAGCACCTTCTTAGCTTGGGTGTTCACTCTGTAGGGTTCATGAGCGTGGGAGAAAAGGCTCTAAAGGCGCTCTTTGAGCTCGAGAGGGAAGGAAGACTAAAGATGAACGTTTTTGCGTACCTAAGCCCCGAGTTGCTGGATAAGCTTGAGGAGCTGAACCTGGGAAAATTCGAGGGAAGAAGGCTGAGAATATGGGGAGTTAAGCTCTTCGTTGATGGCAGTTTAGGTGCTAGAACAGCATTGCTGAGTGAACCTTACACTGATAATCCAACAACTTCTGGAGAGCTCGTAATGAATAAAGATGAAATAGTTGAGGTCATCGAGAGGGCTAAGCCTTTAGGGTTGGACGTTGCAGTCCATGCTATAGGAGATAAAGCCGTTGATGTGGCACTGGATGCCTTTGAAGAGGCAGAATTTTCAGGAAGGATCGAACATGCTTCCTTAGTTAGGGATGATCAGTTGGAGAGGATAAAGGAGCTAAAAGTCAGGATTTCAGCTCAGCCTCACTTCATAGTGAGCGACTGGTGGATAGTAAACAGGGTAGGGGAAGAGAGGGCAAAGTGGGCTTACAGACTGAAGACCCTCTCTAGCATTACCAAGCTTGGGTTTAGCACAGACTCTCCAATAGAACCGGCTGATCCATGGGTAAGCATTGATGCGGCAGTGAATAGGTACGTTGTTGACCCAGGAGAAAGGGTTAGCAGAGAGGAGGCCCTGCATCTCTACACTCATGGTTCTGCCCAAGTTACCTTAGCTGAAGATTTAGGGAAGCTGGAGAGAGGGTTTAGGGCAGAATACATAATCTTAGACAGAGATCCCCTTAAAGAAAATTAAGCTGTGCCTCCATCTCGTCCCAACTTTAAACTTTATGTCCTTCACAGAATATCCAAGCTTGATTCCCCTCTCTTTTATGACATTGAGCAGTTTTTCCTTATCTGGGAGATACAGGGCAACTTTTCCACCTGGGTTTAGATGATCAAAAGCTTCTTCAAGTAGCTTCACTGAGAATTCTTCCCCATATTTTCCTCCACCAATTGCCTCCCTTTCGGTCAAAACTCTTCCCAGGGGCTTATCATAGTAGGGAGGTGCCGAAAATATAACGTCAAAAGTTCCTTCAACAACTCCTTTGATTATCCCTCCATTGCTCTTTACAAGCCTTACATTGGAATTGTTTCTCTCTATATTCCTCCTAGCATATTCAAAGAACTCTTCATCAACTTCAGTAGCAGTGACCTTGCAGTTGAAGAATTTTTCGGCCATAAGGGCCATCATTGCAGTGTGTCCAGTCCCTATTTCGAGAGCAACTTCTCCTCCCCTTAGGAATGTTTTTAGGAATATGTACCGAGAAATTGGGGTTGTAACTAAGCCTTTTGGGTGATATTCTATATCCAAACCAAAGAGAGCTTTTGCTATCGCCTTGTTGTAGAGTATCCTGGCCTGCCTATTTGAGAAGTCAAGTTTTCCATTAATTACATAATTATTTAATTCTGGAATTATTTTGACAGCTTCAGGTATGGGAAGGCCCAACTTTCCATCCTTCCAGACTACCATACACTGAGGAATTGGGATAGATCGATTTAAACTTTAGGAAAAGAAATTAATTAGGGTTTAAGGTTCTCAGGGATAGTTATCCGATAGCAGGGTGGAGCAGGCATCGAATATCTCTTTTCTCTAACCCTGTAAACTATGAGTGGCTTAATAACGTACAAATCATTTGGCTTGGATATGTTCGTTAGAGTTACCGTGAAGTTAACTATTCCTTTGGGAGGTATTTCCCGTGGCCCAGAGTCAATAATCTTAATTCCTGGAACTCTAAAACTCACGTTCACTATATCTACGGTCTCATTGAAGGGATTTGAAATTGTATACATAAGTCTTGGAACTCCTGGGGTTGGACCAACAACAGCCTCGACATAAGCTGGAATGTCTAATGTTTTTCCTTCTGAAGGCTCCAAGATGTCGAACTCAATTGTTCCGAGAGGAGCTTTCTTTGTGGCGTTGTTCCTCCAAATTATTACATAGGCTTTATCCATAACGCAGTGGCCAGGCTCTTTGAGCCTTAATGTTACTATGATGTCAAACACCGTTGCTCCTGGATAGCTGAATTTGCTAACTCCTATATCTTTAAAATCAAGGCAGGAAGGGAGATTTCTGACTCCAATAGTCCCTCTAAAATCTTGATCCCCTGGAGTTATCAGGTATGCGTGGAGGGCAACAACTTCATCAACGTACCCAGCTACATAGCCCCGATAAGTAGAGATGAAATATTCCTTGGCAATAACTTTCTGGGGTTCGGGACTTTCAAGAGCTTTATAGGCCATGAAAATAAAAAGGAATAGTAGAATTCCAAATCCAATCATGTTTTTCTTCATGAGTGCTCCCCTATCTTCTATAGATGCTTTTTATTGATCATCTACTATCACTGAGTATATTATGTCCATATTATACCTTGTAAATTTTATAAATTTTACTATTAATATGAAGTGATAATAACGCGTGTGCTACAGAATAGTTTTTTTATCTTATTGATAATTTTTAAACAAACTGTCTATCTAATCTTTAGTATTTTGCGGTGAAGGTACAAAGTTTAAATAAAAATAAAAGCCATAAGCTTAAATACCCACTGCCCTCTTCCACTTTCGATGTATGAGCTGACGGAAGACTTCAAGCTTAGAAAGATTACGAAGTATGAACTCGATGGAGTTGATGAGAGAGAGGATTTACTTGTTATTCCTCCCTCCTCTAAGGCAGGTCCGTGTGGGAATGGCTGTTTGTTCTGCTATCTTCTTCAAAATCC contains:
- a CDS encoding SPL family radical SAM protein, coding for MKIINVRAKSIYTKSKIPGVDWVVNQYVGCQFACKYCYAKFICKWKPYGEWGGWVEIKVNAPELARKRVYGEVFMSSISDPYQPIEKELKLTRRTLEAMNKRNKLSVLTKSPLVIRDIDVFKMFEKIEVGLTINSFEGREKRLIEPFAPVQRARVNALKTLKDEGIKNYAFVSPIIPGITDVEEIIRETRSFTDYYFFEILNLKAAGREFKELLMENFPESYKIMVDEDKFWRFIKDLIDLIKRSNIKAEGVEVHRRGWEFIEVR
- a CDS encoding DUF2281 domain-containing protein, which encodes MQEIEKVLSKLPPELKKEVFDYAEFLLKKYREKKRKGFTFSWEGKVKSELSSVELQHKALEWRT
- a CDS encoding heparan-alpha-glucosaminide N-acetyltransferase: MDEDLLTLTHKNSRRTDPRKKGRFWEIDFARGIALTMMLISNFVTDLQFFLGYSEYKTFWKVFAYATASLFVSISGLSLWISHSRGREIKRDIMRFVKLFGLGVLITLTTHIVLDKGTIYFGILHFLGVASILAIPFYSLGWKNVFPAFFFLAGAKVVKNFHADTLILLPLGITPRSFFTLDYFPIFPWFGVFLLGTTIGSLIYPSGERKLKLKNPNNPIVNFICFLGRNTLKIYLLHQPIFVGLLMLIYGELPNMNL
- a CDS encoding ABC transporter ATP-binding protein, with the translated sequence MEAIAVEDLTKSYGEIKALDSLTFSVQEGNILGIIGPNGAGKTTLIRILSLLLKPDKGRILLYGHEVNSRKSEIKNFFALLPQEAKAHFYTLTPFEYIYHYLRMRGFSRKDAKIRAGKAVEEFGIDYADKIMSTLSGGMVRKTLLAMILSADAKIYYLDEPTVGLDVENRLKLWEILREKSKNSTVVITSHYLNEISSVCDNVLLLKKGRVVAFGKPEKIARQYLSQFHSKIVVFGEFTKEDYTTRRAGKNTFVYAKSKSEEREVIEELKDTGIPFKREELTIEDIFLVGNLR
- the iorA gene encoding indolepyruvate ferredoxin oxidoreductase subunit alpha; protein product: MKFLTFVNRVDWWLNVKKLLMGNEAIAYGALEAGVSFATGYPGTPSTEVIETIARLKPEVFAEWAPNEKVALEEAAGVSYAGLRSLVTMKCVGLNVAADPLMSLAYSGVEGGLVILVADDPGPHTSQTEQDDRYYGKLALLPVLEPYDPQEAHDLIIYAYELSEKYKVPIIFRTTTRVNHTTADVEVGEFKELKREPKFKKDIERYVRASMEGNRKRHKWLNETLKRIEEEFNTLRFNWIEGEGRVGIIVEGAPYNYVKEVVPQIEEDFKILKLSTPHPLPRKLVVEFLRSVDVALVVEEGAPFLEEEIKVVAYEEGLNVPIYGKRTGHLPLEGELTPRLVRNAILKLLGKEREEVKLPKEVEEAKALAPKRPPVMCPGCPHRGTYRALLDALRELGYGKFDIPIHGDIGCYALSLLPPLEAIWTEFVMGASISLANGQSVAMGKKIVATIGDSTFFHNGIQPLIDAVYKDLDVLVIILDNRTTAMTGHQPHPGTGGSETGRKFREIDIESVVRGIGVKYVKTVDPYNLKETKEAIKEAMKVKGPAVIIAKRECVIPVIRRGEIGEIPVVVEDRCTGCKACILLTGCPALVYEPEKKKVRIDPLICTGCGVCNQLCPFDAIKFPSEL
- a CDS encoding DUF4268 domain-containing protein; protein product: MGKPSPEENKRIQRCLQQHIKEIAEAMGGISPEDIKWEEPYGTTRGSKRLSVYYSFEKSIFEMTEEERESLAERMASEMKKLEKATKKTLHRCRSPQKPSSGAH
- a CDS encoding type II toxin-antitoxin system VapC family toxin → MFLVDTNVFLEILLGQKKKEEAKKFLSENIDRLYMTDFSLHSIGVILFKLRKPEVFEEFIEDVLPNVEILSLPVEGYPELIRIHKTLNLDFDDAYQCAVANVFDLTVVTMDTDFTKALNYVKILFL
- a CDS encoding amidohydrolase, yielding MKALINGTIYTSFSPVKKVSGLVISNERVLYAGDSSTALRIAELAGGEIIDLKGKFVMPAFFDSHLHLDELGMSLEMVDLRGVKSMEELVERVKKGRGRIIFGFGWDQDELGRWPTREDLDVIDRPVFLYRRCFHVAVMNSKMIDLLNLKPSKDFDESTGIVRERALEESRKIINEKILTVKDYKHYIESAQEHLLSLGVHSVGFMSVGEKALKALFELEREGRLKMNVFAYLSPELLDKLEELNLGKFEGRRLRIWGVKLFVDGSLGARTALLSEPYTDNPTTSGELVMNKDEIVEVIERAKPLGLDVAVHAIGDKAVDVALDAFEEAEFSGRIEHASLVRDDQLERIKELKVRISAQPHFIVSDWWIVNRVGEERAKWAYRLKTLSSITKLGFSTDSPIEPADPWVSIDAAVNRYVVDPGERVSREEALHLYTHGSAQVTLAEDLGKLERGFRAEYIILDRDPLKEN